gggattacaggtgtgagccactgcacccagcctgaatatgtggtggtttgttgcctagaaaacaaacaaaaaactctttgGAGAAGGGAACTCATACCACAAACAAAGCCAGAATTTGTGgaccaaattattttaaataattattttttcatcgATAAATTAAAACGCATATATGCTTATtgtgtacaatatgatgttttgaaataggtATTCATTGTAGAATGGCCAATGGATCAAATTTTTATACCTTGTTttgattatttgcattttaaaaattttcctcatTTAGCACCAACTGTGCACTGAAGAAATCTTTCAGGGAATAGGCACACTGGAGAACCAAGCTGTGCAAGGGAGTGATGTGGAAAAACTATTCCAAAACTTGTCTTTAATAAAGGAACACATTGACCGCCAAAAAGTAAGTTATATACATTCAGTGGAAACTGTATTTGTCTGGCTGTGCCTAATTCTATGGAATTGACAGTTTCCTATAATACCtactgtcatttttcttttttcacagaaaaagtgTGGACAAGAAAGACGAAGAGTAAAGCAATTCCTAGACTACCTGCAAGAGTTTCTTGGTGTAATAAACACAGAGTGGATAATCGAAAGTTGAGACTAAACTGGTTTGTTGTAGACAAAGATTTTGGAGGAGGACATTTTACTGCAATGAGAATGATGGCCAGTGAAGGGTTAGGCCTTAATTTTCAGTGTAATTAAACTTCAGAGGGAAAGTAAACATTTCAGGCACACTGACACTTTGCcagaaagcataaaatatttaaaatatattttagatatcaGAATCATTGAAGTATTTTCCTCCAGGAAAAAATtgatatat
This Callithrix jacchus isolate 240 chromosome 2, calJac240_pri, whole genome shotgun sequence DNA region includes the following protein-coding sequences:
- the IL5 gene encoding interleukin-5 precursor (The RefSeq protein has 1 substitution compared to this genomic sequence); protein product: MRMLLHLSLLALGAAHVCANPTARPTSALVKETLALLSIHRPLLMVNETLRIPVPSHKNHQLCTEEIFQGIGTLENQAVQGSDVEKLFQNLSLIKEHIDRQKKKCGQERRRVKQFLDYLQEFLGVINTEWIIES